One genomic segment of Hevea brasiliensis isolate MT/VB/25A 57/8 chromosome 3, ASM3005281v1, whole genome shotgun sequence includes these proteins:
- the LOC110662552 gene encoding probable WRKY transcription factor 74, producing MEEIEEANKAAVESCHKVVDLLCKPRDQVLSRNLMMETGEAVSKFKRVLSLLSTSFGHGRVRKLKKFRSSLPQSIFLDSPNCRTILAPKPLQMVPANFLETPLTEMDSKSKSCMQPTQISFLENPVLEMNSNARPPLQNAQIKPSQHYQFLQQQQQIQRMQFQQQQQLKYQADMMYSRSNSGINLKFDGSACTQAMSSTRSFISSLSMDGTVANFNGDSFHLIGVPQSSDHISQRTKRRCSGRGEDGSVKCGSTGKCHCSKRRKLRVKRSIKVPAISNKVADIPPDEYSWRKYGQKPIKGSPHPRGYYKCSSLRGCPARKHVERCLEDPSMLIVTYEGEHNHTRLLSSQSAYT from the exons ATGGAGGAGATTGAGGAAGCAAACAAGGCAGCTGTTGAGAGCTGCCACAAAGTTGTGGACCTCCTTTGCAAACCCAGAGATCAAGTTCTGTCTAGGAACTTGATGATGGAAACTGGAGAGGCTGTGTCTAAGTTTAAGAGAGTGTTGTCTCTTCTGAGCACTAGTTTTGGTCATGGAAGAGTGAGAAAGCTGAAGAAGTTTAGATCATCTTTGCCTCAAAGCATCTTCCTAGATAGCCCCAATTGCAGAACAATTTTGGCACCAAAGCCCCTCCAAATGGTGCCTGCTAATTTTCTTGAAACCCCACTTACTGAAATGGATTCCAAGTCTAAATCTTGTATGCAACCTACCCAGATATCTTTTCTTGAGAACCCAGTGCTTGAAATGAACTCAAATGCTAGGCCTCCTCTCCAAAATGCCCAAATAAAACCATCACAACACTACCAGTTCCTTCAACAACAGCAGCAAATACAGAGGATGCAGTTTCAGCAGCAGCAACAATTGAAATATCAAGCCGATATGATGTACTCCAGGAGTAACAGTGGGATTAACCTTAAATTTGATGGGTCTGCTTGTACACAAGCCATGTCATCAACAAGATCATTCATATCATCTCTGAGCATGGATGGTACTGTGGCTAACTTTAATGGAGATTCATTCCATTTGATCGGTGTGCCTCAGTCATCAGATCATATCTCACAACGGACAAAGAGAAGGTGTTCTGGTAGAGGGGAAGATGGCAGTGTGAAATGTGGGAGTACTGGTAAATGTCATTGTTCAAAGAGAAG GAAACTGAGGGTGAAGAGATCCATAAAGGTGCCTGCTATTAGTAACAAAGTTGCAGATATTCCTCCTGACGAGTATTCATGGAGGAAATATGGCCAAAAGCCAATTAAGGGCTCTCCACATCCTAG GGGATATTACAAATGTAGCAGTCTGAGAGGTTGCCCAGCCAGGAAGCATGTTGAGAGATGCCTGGAAGATCCTTCGATGCTAATTGTCACTTATGAAGGTGAGCACAATCATACCAGATTACTCTCATCACAATCTGCTTACACATGA